In Zobellia roscoffensis, the following are encoded in one genomic region:
- a CDS encoding DUF6642 family protein — protein MLEKRRQLPQERLTDEDHFIYCLEGVDDIETEQLTEAQQSLEQLAMKYGIASIYKTCDTIEGLEESLNALVLDDHNFKDYEIIYLVMHGEANSICLNDYYYTLQEIAEIFEGRLKGKILHFSNAKVLDLDEEEAQYFLDITNAKAVSGYGNAFNGVSSANLDKAFFNLFKEDDDMFEVVEELHQRHYNVCKVLDFRMYY, from the coding sequence TTGCTAGAAAAAAGAAGACAATTACCACAAGAACGATTAACAGATGAAGACCATTTCATTTACTGTTTAGAAGGTGTCGATGATATAGAAACTGAACAACTTACCGAAGCACAACAAAGCTTGGAACAGCTCGCCATGAAATATGGCATTGCAAGTATCTACAAAACGTGCGATACCATAGAAGGACTAGAAGAAAGCCTAAACGCATTGGTGTTGGATGATCATAATTTTAAGGATTATGAAATCATTTATTTAGTAATGCATGGGGAAGCAAATAGTATCTGCTTAAACGACTACTACTATACATTACAGGAAATTGCCGAAATTTTTGAAGGTCGTTTAAAAGGTAAGATCCTCCATTTTTCAAATGCTAAAGTTCTAGACCTAGACGAAGAAGAAGCTCAATACTTTTTAGATATTACAAACGCCAAAGCAGTTTCTGGCTACGGAAATGCTTTTAACGGTGTAAGCAGTGCAAATCTTGATAAAGCATTCTTTAATTTATTTAAAGAAGATGATGATATGTTTGAGGTCGTAGAAGAGCTGCATCAAAGGCATTACAATGTCTGTAAAGTGCTGGATTTTAGGATGTATTATTGA
- a CDS encoding phage tail protein has translation MAENALVNFHFKVEWGGTRIGFTEVTGLDIEQEVLEYREGASPKDAPLKIPGLRRYSNIILKRGVFKSDNEYYEWLNTIQLNSVEKRDITISLLNESHEPVVVWVVKSAWPIGLKSTNLHSTNSEIAIETLEIAHEGLRIEHT, from the coding sequence ATGGCAGAAAATGCATTAGTTAATTTTCATTTTAAAGTCGAATGGGGAGGCACTAGAATCGGTTTTACCGAGGTCACTGGTTTAGATATTGAACAAGAGGTTCTTGAATACCGTGAGGGTGCTAGTCCAAAAGATGCTCCATTAAAAATTCCCGGTTTGCGGCGCTATTCCAATATTATACTAAAGAGAGGTGTTTTTAAATCTGATAACGAGTATTACGAATGGCTAAATACCATTCAATTGAATAGTGTGGAAAAACGAGATATTACCATCTCGCTTTTAAATGAAAGTCATGAACCCGTAGTAGTATGGGTTGTAAAATCTGCATGGCCCATAGGCCTTAAATCTACAAACCTGCATAGCACTAATAGCGAAATAGCTATTGAGACTTTAGAGATTGCTCATGAAGGTCTAAGAATTGAACATACATAG
- a CDS encoding phage tail protein → MAVLNTYPPLNTHFVVDFHNNKYGLDHKFQSVDGLSVKLVKDDTRKEPIAQFQDIVLKRAYEPNSKLLAWCMDTINNKKYVHENFTVKLLDAKHEVISAWVIEQALPIGWNIEELHAQDTKILIETITFKYSYFQILNSKGQKISPKN, encoded by the coding sequence GTGGCAGTCTTAAATACATATCCGCCGTTAAATACGCACTTTGTTGTGGATTTCCATAACAATAAATATGGTTTAGACCATAAATTTCAATCTGTAGATGGACTTAGCGTAAAGCTTGTAAAAGATGACACGCGTAAAGAGCCCATAGCTCAATTTCAAGATATTGTTTTAAAGCGAGCTTACGAACCAAACTCTAAACTTCTTGCCTGGTGTATGGATACTATCAATAATAAAAAATATGTCCATGAAAATTTCACTGTTAAATTGTTAGATGCTAAACATGAGGTTATTAGCGCTTGGGTTATTGAGCAAGCTTTACCTATAGGCTGGAATATTGAGGAGCTTCATGCGCAAGACACTAAAATACTAATAGAAACCATTACGTTCAAATACAGTTATTTTCAGATTTTAAATAGTAAGGGTCAGAAAATCTCACCAAAAAACTAG
- a CDS encoding autotransporter outer membrane beta-barrel domain-containing protein: protein MKYLLTIIILFAILISCTNDDHELEKVSIDPIKNDTIAVDTANVDIIASTDQEFAAKNFGSQQTSSFIGKITDIDGTSLEKVKITIGNQTTLTDVNGVFSLSEVAVHEKFAFIKAEKATYILGSRTIVPSSNGSNVANITLLKRNSIETINTGKASEVSLPNGAKVNFAGSFIDASGAEYSGKVEVSIHYLEPNQTTTFSQMPGSLFGKRENNEPSAMETYGMLAINLYSPAGEVLNISEDTPAVLHFPVSTTTPNAPSTIPLWYFDETVGYWKEQGVATTIDGMYVAEVTHFTWWNCDLPLNSIRACFELKKDVILPNTRFKITTSSDDQLIYTSTTDEQGLNCGLFPKNEKLTVTLLGDCDNEKPEASIEIGPFLEDSPSITINVTELADSAFTTLVSTVTNCSNAPLTNGYALLYSTNNSDDSKILPIRNGEIEQQLVYCKEGNYSMVVIDLDTNEVSDETTLTIIENGITNLGQLQTCPGEASSVFEGSITLTTQEELDAFGAFGYSEITGDIKLEGKEHIFSLESLATLTAIGGNLYIKSGVQNLIGLEKLETIGGDFSLLQNSNLTSLAALENLTSVGGLLWIDINKNLTTLTGLESLTSAGSIIINSNQNLTALTGLENLTTIDENLYVTNHLNLTNLQGLQNITSVGLDLTIQDNDKLTTIEGLESLNSVGRNFRINGNPLLTTLTGLENLNSIGDILFIGTSFRPNSSLSNFCALTNLITNGTHGDVRISDNQYNPTYNDLYNGDCDEHAQSGGIYEGSITLTTQAEVENFGTIGYTEVTGDVIIEDSATPTITSLANLDYLTKIGGSLTISKTAITNLQGLQNLTSIGNRLTISNNNNLNVLTGLGNVTSIGGRYVTITNNSALTSLTGLENITEINGELRISYNSITSLAGLDNISSIELALIITQNRNLTSLSGLDNLTSIGHGLVLSGSAYNTVGLQIGANPELTTFSGLDNVTTIKGDLEIRNNAKLISLEGLENITEIQGHLSISKNSQLTSVKGLNTITSVLYNVAIWNNSRLNSILDLENITSIGAALSLHENGITSLNGLEKLISVGDKIIIGASYDEDFNLIYGGNYSLTNFCGITNLIKNGTYTEVLIEENAYNPTTSDIYSGRCSQ, encoded by the coding sequence ATGAAATACCTACTTACCATAATTATATTATTTGCAATTCTCATTTCTTGTACTAATGACGACCATGAATTAGAAAAGGTCTCTATAGACCCAATTAAAAATGACACGATTGCTGTTGATACCGCAAATGTGGATATCATAGCGAGTACAGACCAAGAATTTGCTGCAAAAAATTTCGGGAGCCAGCAAACCAGTAGTTTCATTGGAAAAATTACTGATATTGACGGAACATCCTTGGAAAAAGTCAAAATTACCATTGGTAACCAAACAACATTAACTGATGTTAATGGTGTTTTTAGCTTAAGTGAGGTTGCGGTACACGAGAAATTCGCATTTATTAAAGCTGAAAAAGCAACATATATTTTAGGTTCCAGAACTATAGTTCCTTCTTCCAATGGCAGTAATGTTGCTAACATAACTCTTCTTAAAAGGAATAGCATTGAGACGATAAATACAGGAAAAGCATCAGAAGTGAGTTTACCAAATGGAGCCAAGGTAAATTTTGCCGGTAGTTTTATAGATGCTTCCGGTGCCGAATATTCCGGAAAAGTTGAGGTATCCATACATTATTTGGAACCGAACCAAACGACTACATTTTCTCAAATGCCAGGTTCTCTTTTTGGTAAAAGGGAAAACAATGAGCCATCCGCTATGGAAACTTATGGCATGTTAGCCATTAACTTATACTCCCCTGCTGGAGAGGTTTTAAATATATCCGAAGACACCCCTGCAGTATTACATTTTCCCGTTTCTACTACAACGCCAAATGCGCCTTCAACCATTCCTCTTTGGTATTTTGATGAAACGGTCGGGTATTGGAAAGAACAAGGAGTTGCCACAACTATTGATGGAATGTACGTTGCAGAAGTAACCCATTTTACTTGGTGGAACTGTGATTTACCTCTCAACTCTATTAGAGCATGTTTTGAATTGAAAAAAGACGTTATTCTACCAAATACCCGTTTTAAGATTACAACATCATCAGATGACCAGCTTATATATACCAGCACTACAGACGAGCAGGGTTTAAACTGTGGTTTATTTCCGAAGAATGAAAAACTTACCGTTACCCTGCTTGGAGATTGTGATAATGAAAAACCGGAAGCATCTATAGAAATTGGGCCTTTTTTAGAGGATAGTCCATCTATTACAATTAATGTTACCGAATTGGCGGATTCCGCTTTTACTACTCTGGTTAGTACTGTAACTAATTGTAGTAATGCACCTTTAACTAATGGATATGCCCTTTTATATTCAACCAATAACAGCGATGATTCTAAAATTCTTCCCATACGTAATGGTGAAATTGAACAGCAACTCGTATATTGTAAAGAAGGAAACTATAGCATGGTTGTAATTGACTTGGATACTAATGAAGTTTCTGATGAAACTACCCTAACTATTATTGAAAATGGCATTACCAATTTAGGACAATTACAAACGTGTCCTGGTGAAGCAAGCAGCGTATTTGAAGGGTCTATAACTTTAACTACCCAAGAAGAACTAGATGCTTTTGGTGCTTTTGGGTATAGTGAGATTACCGGAGATATAAAGCTAGAAGGAAAAGAACATATTTTTTCTTTGGAAAGCTTAGCAACCTTAACCGCTATAGGAGGAAACTTGTATATAAAATCTGGAGTTCAGAACTTGATAGGTTTAGAAAAACTAGAAACAATTGGTGGTGATTTTTCACTTCTTCAGAATTCAAATCTTACGTCTTTAGCCGCACTTGAAAATCTAACCTCTGTAGGTGGTCTTTTATGGATTGATATTAACAAAAACCTTACCACATTAACTGGTTTAGAAAGTCTAACTTCTGCTGGTAGTATTATAATTAATAGCAATCAGAACCTTACCGCACTAACGGGACTAGAAAATTTGACCACTATTGATGAAAACTTATATGTTACCAATCATCTAAATCTAACGAACCTCCAAGGTTTACAAAATATAACGTCAGTTGGGCTTGACTTAACTATTCAAGATAATGATAAACTAACTACAATTGAAGGGCTAGAAAGTCTAAATTCCGTTGGAAGAAATTTTAGAATTAATGGCAACCCGTTACTTACGACACTAACAGGTTTAGAAAATCTAAATTCAATTGGTGACATACTATTTATTGGTACTAGTTTTCGTCCTAACTCAAGTTTATCTAATTTTTGTGCTTTAACCAATTTAATTACTAATGGTACCCATGGTGATGTCAGAATTTCGGATAACCAATACAACCCAACCTATAATGACCTTTATAATGGAGATTGTGATGAACACGCTCAAAGTGGAGGTATTTATGAAGGTTCTATTACGTTGACTACCCAAGCTGAAGTAGAAAATTTTGGAACCATTGGCTATACTGAAGTTACGGGTGATGTAATTATAGAGGATAGTGCTACGCCAACCATTACCTCTCTTGCAAACTTAGATTATTTGACAAAAATTGGAGGGTCTTTGACAATTTCTAAAACCGCCATAACCAATTTACAAGGTTTACAAAATCTCACTTCTATAGGGAACCGTTTAACCATTTCAAACAACAACAATCTTAACGTTCTTACAGGACTGGGTAATGTTACATCTATAGGAGGTCGTTACGTTACTATCACTAATAACAGTGCACTAACTTCGTTAACAGGTCTAGAAAATATAACTGAAATCAATGGTGAGTTGCGGATATCTTATAACAGTATTACTTCGCTAGCAGGTCTAGATAATATTTCATCAATTGAACTTGCCCTGATCATTACTCAAAATAGGAATCTTACCTCGTTAAGCGGGTTAGATAATCTTACTTCTATTGGTCATGGCCTTGTTTTATCAGGTAGTGCCTATAATACTGTTGGTCTGCAAATAGGGGCTAATCCTGAACTTACTACATTTAGTGGTCTAGACAATGTTACCACAATAAAAGGTGATTTAGAAATTAGAAATAATGCAAAACTCATCTCTCTTGAAGGGTTAGAAAATATAACTGAGATTCAAGGTCATTTGAGTATTTCCAAAAACAGTCAACTTACATCTGTAAAGGGTTTGAATACTATTACTTCGGTCCTATACAATGTAGCTATTTGGAACAATTCGCGACTTAACTCTATTCTAGATTTGGAAAATATCACTTCAATTGGAGCAGCTTTATCACTGCACGAAAACGGAATCACCTCATTAAATGGCTTAGAAAAACTTATCTCCGTAGGCGACAAAATTATAATTGGTGCATCCTATGATGAAGATTTCAATTTGATATACGGCGGCAACTATTCACTAACTAATTTTTGTGGTATAACAAACTTAATTAAGAACGGAACATATACTGAGGTTTTGATTGAGGAGAATGCTTACAACCCTACTACTAGTGACATTTATTCAGGTAGATGTTCACAGTAA